In the genome of Deinococcus deserti VCD115, one region contains:
- a CDS encoding MurR/RpiR family transcriptional regulator, producing MSTSRPGFINLNGFRQFLQSELPEFSGAQRRLALYILQHAAELPMLTTTALAQAAGTSQSTVTRFASRLGFSSYAAFTDALGRMVLDELHMNIPLERFRHSEGNGGLASLINQEILHLRSLQSLVETKAFHRSVELLTQSRSVLVAGCAASTSLAVHTHLYLSRLRPQVQCATEFNASLFTQAVHYSAGDCALLFSVPRMTGDLARMLGLLQQRDVQVILVTDPSGLIFTEGVTETLVVPVSNTPTTAVPASMMMLASLLIDATALRLPEDSLRNLQRFEGLAKAGNLFVANDPAVRPGWTDPTRHPEEVLSH from the coding sequence ATGTCAACGTCAAGACCAGGCTTCATAAATCTGAACGGTTTTCGCCAATTTCTTCAGTCCGAGCTGCCAGAATTTTCTGGCGCCCAGAGGCGGCTCGCTCTTTACATCCTTCAACACGCCGCTGAGCTCCCTATGCTGACGACGACTGCCCTGGCGCAGGCGGCAGGCACCAGTCAGTCCACTGTGACGCGGTTTGCGTCGCGGCTGGGTTTCTCCTCTTATGCCGCCTTCACCGATGCACTCGGCAGAATGGTGCTTGACGAGTTGCACATGAACATCCCGCTGGAGCGGTTCCGGCACAGCGAAGGGAACGGCGGTCTTGCCAGCCTTATCAACCAGGAGATTCTCCACCTGCGCAGCCTGCAATCGTTGGTTGAAACCAAGGCATTTCACAGGAGTGTTGAACTGCTGACCCAATCCAGAAGTGTTCTGGTGGCTGGATGCGCAGCCAGTACTTCCCTGGCAGTCCATACGCATCTGTACCTCTCGCGCCTGCGTCCCCAGGTCCAGTGCGCGACAGAATTTAACGCTTCACTGTTCACGCAGGCTGTTCACTACAGTGCTGGCGATTGTGCGCTGCTGTTCAGCGTCCCGCGAATGACAGGGGACCTGGCCCGGATGCTCGGTCTTCTGCAGCAGCGCGACGTACAGGTCATCCTCGTCACCGATCCCTCGGGACTGATCTTTACGGAGGGCGTCACCGAGACCCTGGTGGTCCCCGTCAGCAACACCCCGACCACAGCGGTCCCAGCTTCCATGATGATGCTTGCCAGTCTGTTGATTGACGCCACAGCACTCCGGTTGCCCGAAGACAGCCTAAGGAACCTGCAGCGCTTTGAGGGGTTGGCCAAAGCCGGCAACCTTTTCGTGGCGAATGATCCCGCTGTCCGGCCTGGTTGGACAGACCCGACTCGCCATCCTGAGGAAGTGCTCAGCCACTAG
- a CDS encoding DUF1028 domain-containing protein, whose protein sequence is MIKLNTFSITARCEHTGQLGVAVSTAIPCVGMLCPFVQSGVGAIATQSFVNPYLGIWGLENLAQGHSAEATLKKLSDRDDGFDLRQIAIVDANGESAAFSGNQCDGWYGHLTGRNYAVAGNMLTGPETLEAMQASFCQDMALPLAERLVHALAAGQRAGGDKRGKQSAALRVFSTEQYPLVDLRVDDHPDPVSELDRIYRVVERQLLPLMDLLPSRAYPAGRLDLDEARRRNLVQASTAPPLSPTNTT, encoded by the coding sequence GTGATCAAGCTCAATACCTTTTCGATCACCGCACGATGTGAGCACACCGGACAGCTTGGCGTGGCGGTCTCGACGGCCATCCCCTGTGTAGGAATGCTCTGCCCGTTCGTGCAATCCGGCGTTGGTGCCATCGCTACGCAATCTTTCGTAAATCCGTACCTCGGCATCTGGGGGCTGGAGAACCTGGCGCAAGGTCACTCCGCGGAGGCCACGCTGAAAAAGCTCAGTGACCGTGACGACGGCTTTGATCTGCGCCAGATCGCCATTGTCGATGCCAACGGCGAGTCAGCAGCCTTTTCCGGGAATCAGTGTGACGGCTGGTATGGGCACCTGACCGGACGAAACTATGCCGTCGCCGGCAACATGCTCACTGGCCCAGAGACGCTTGAAGCCATGCAGGCCTCGTTTTGCCAGGACATGGCGTTGCCGCTTGCTGAACGCCTGGTTCACGCGCTGGCTGCGGGCCAACGGGCCGGCGGAGATAAGCGTGGGAAGCAGTCGGCAGCGCTGAGAGTGTTCAGTACCGAACAGTATCCACTTGTGGACCTGCGTGTAGATGACCACCCTGACCCTGTGTCTGAACTGGACCGGATCTACCGGGTCGTGGAGCGTCAGCTGCTGCCTTTGATGGACCTGCTTCCCAGCCGCGCTTATCCAGCCGGGCGGCTCGACCTGGACGAAGCGCGCAGGCGCAATCTGGTACAGGCATCAACGGCTCCACCACTGAGCCCTACCAACACCACCTGA
- a CDS encoding ABC transporter substrate-binding protein produces MRHNRMIGFALTILLSGLSVSDAQTRGGTLRVGGQADIVGLDPHTVSAASSAWVAEQIYDSLLTVTPTGEPAPSIAQKWTVSSDGRTYTFNLRPNVKFSDGKALTSKDVVYSLKRITDPKTASPRQNDLGKIASITAPNATTVVIKLKEPFAPFLTKVGGSLMGIMPSGYAEANDVNKKPMGSGPFKYAAWVPGDSVTLERNPHYWEAGKPYLDKVIFKALKDDVTRITNVQTGTVDLALSVPQNQVDTLKKSSSIKLVGGAGTWYDYLGLNLTKKPFGTLKVRQAISLALNRDVIVRTALFGKGTPINCGPIPPSHWAYADCKVQVANQARAKQLLSEAGFANGFDMTIKVGADYKSQVNIAQSIQAQLKPLKINVKVMPMEWGSFLNDFNKKNFDAVVLGWIGSVDPDDYLYYQFRSGEKFNAQGFSDKTVDQLLDQGRRTVDKAKRREIYRKAQQRIAEQVGYVFLHINDQYEAFRPNVQGYVHYSTGSLESLKDTFLKK; encoded by the coding sequence ATGCGCCATAACCGTATGATCGGATTTGCTCTCACCATCCTGCTCAGCGGTCTCAGTGTCAGCGACGCGCAGACCCGGGGCGGAACCCTCCGCGTCGGTGGGCAGGCAGATATTGTCGGCCTGGACCCTCACACGGTGTCTGCAGCCTCTTCCGCCTGGGTGGCCGAGCAGATCTATGACTCGTTGCTTACCGTGACGCCCACCGGCGAGCCCGCCCCGTCCATCGCGCAGAAGTGGACTGTGTCGTCCGACGGGCGGACCTATACCTTCAACCTGCGCCCTAACGTGAAATTTTCCGATGGTAAGGCGCTGACCTCCAAGGACGTGGTGTACTCGCTGAAGCGCATCACTGACCCCAAGACTGCCTCTCCACGCCAGAACGATCTTGGAAAAATTGCCTCCATTACTGCACCGAACGCCACGACGGTTGTCATCAAGCTCAAAGAGCCCTTTGCTCCGTTCCTGACGAAGGTCGGTGGCTCGCTGATGGGCATCATGCCCAGCGGCTATGCCGAGGCCAATGACGTCAACAAAAAGCCGATGGGCTCAGGACCGTTCAAGTACGCCGCCTGGGTGCCGGGAGACAGCGTCACCCTGGAGCGCAACCCCCACTATTGGGAGGCTGGCAAACCGTATCTGGACAAGGTCATCTTCAAAGCTCTCAAGGATGACGTTACCCGGATCACCAACGTGCAGACCGGCACTGTGGACCTCGCGCTCAGCGTGCCGCAGAACCAGGTCGATACCCTCAAGAAGTCCTCGAGCATCAAGCTCGTCGGAGGTGCCGGCACCTGGTACGACTATCTGGGCCTGAATCTCACCAAGAAACCGTTTGGCACCCTCAAGGTGCGCCAGGCCATCTCGCTGGCCTTGAACCGTGACGTTATTGTCCGGACCGCTCTGTTCGGCAAGGGCACGCCAATAAACTGCGGACCGATTCCGCCGTCGCACTGGGCGTATGCCGACTGCAAGGTCCAGGTGGCCAACCAGGCGCGGGCAAAGCAGTTGCTCAGCGAGGCAGGCTTTGCGAATGGTTTTGATATGACCATCAAGGTGGGGGCCGACTACAAGTCGCAGGTCAATATCGCTCAATCCATTCAGGCGCAACTCAAACCTCTCAAGATCAACGTCAAGGTCATGCCGATGGAGTGGGGCTCGTTCCTGAACGATTTCAATAAGAAAAATTTCGACGCGGTGGTGCTCGGCTGGATCGGCTCGGTGGACCCCGACGATTACCTGTACTACCAGTTCCGCTCCGGCGAGAAGTTTAACGCTCAGGGCTTCTCAGACAAGACCGTCGACCAGCTGCTTGACCAGGGCCGGCGCACCGTTGATAAGGCCAAGCGGCGGGAAATCTACCGTAAGGCGCAGCAGCGCATTGCAGAGCAGGTTGGCTACGTCTTCCTGCACATCAACGACCAGTACGAAGCGTTCCGGCCGAATGTCCAGGGCTACGTGCACTACTCGACCGGCTCGCTCGAATCCCTGAAAGACACCTTCCTCAAGAAGTAA